One genomic segment of Mycolicibacterium gilvum includes these proteins:
- a CDS encoding DUF3073 domain-containing protein, with protein MGRGRAKAKQTKVARELKYSSPQTDFERLQRELSNAPDDDRLNGSDALSDEGWPADDDDWRR; from the coding sequence ATGGGCCGCGGCCGGGCAAAGGCGAAGCAGACCAAGGTTGCACGTGAGCTTAAATACAGCTCACCGCAGACCGATTTCGAGCGGCTTCAGCGCGAGCTGTCGAACGCTCCTGACGACGACCGTCTCAACGGCAGCGACGCGCTGTCCGACGAGGGGTGGCCGGCGGACGACGACGACTGGCGGCGCTGA
- a CDS encoding aminodeoxychorismate lyase: MADHPGVLVTLDGRLHDPEVPLLHADDLAAVRGDGIFETLLVRDGRPCLLDAHLNRLAHSAQMVDLPEPDAARWRTAVDAAVHAWLDSGGGEGVLRLVYSRGREHGSEPTAYATIGQVPARVARVRREGLAALTLERGLASGGIDAMPWLLAGAKTLSYAVNMAALRHAERQGAGDVVFVSTDGHILEGPRSTVVIATSSADGRTCLLTPPPWYPILRGTTQQALFEVARNKGYDCDYQALTPADLVAAQGVWLVSSITLAARVHTLDGRPLPETPLSGEIAALVDAAIVCDR, encoded by the coding sequence ATGGCCGACCATCCGGGAGTCCTCGTCACCCTCGACGGGCGGCTGCACGACCCCGAGGTGCCGCTGCTGCACGCCGACGACCTCGCCGCCGTCCGCGGCGACGGCATCTTCGAGACGCTGCTGGTGCGCGACGGCCGACCGTGCCTGTTGGACGCGCACCTGAACAGGCTGGCGCATTCGGCGCAGATGGTCGATCTCCCCGAGCCCGACGCGGCGCGATGGCGGACCGCCGTCGACGCCGCGGTGCACGCGTGGCTCGACTCCGGCGGTGGCGAGGGGGTGCTGCGACTGGTCTACTCGCGCGGCCGCGAGCACGGCTCGGAGCCGACGGCGTACGCGACGATCGGGCAGGTGCCCGCACGGGTCGCCAGGGTCCGCCGTGAAGGTCTGGCAGCCCTCACGCTCGAGCGTGGTCTGGCATCCGGCGGTATCGACGCGATGCCGTGGCTGCTCGCGGGCGCCAAGACGCTGTCCTATGCGGTCAACATGGCGGCGCTGCGTCACGCGGAACGTCAGGGTGCGGGGGACGTCGTGTTCGTCAGCACCGACGGCCACATCCTGGAGGGGCCGCGGTCGACCGTGGTGATCGCGACGTCGTCCGCTGACGGCCGCACCTGCCTGCTCACGCCGCCGCCGTGGTATCCGATCCTGCGGGGGACGACGCAGCAGGCGCTGTTCGAGGTGGCCCGCAACAAGGGCTACGACTGCGACTACCAGGCCCTCACGCCCGCGGATCTGGTTGCGGCCCAGGGAGTGTGGCTGGTGTCCAGCATCACCCTGGCCGCCCGGGTGCACACCCTCGACGGTCGCCCGCTCCCCGAAACCCCACTGTCCGGCGAGATCGCAGCGTTGGTGGACGCGGCGATCGTCTGTGATCGCTGA
- a CDS encoding IS630 family transposase: MPSSALVISPEDRVTLESWTRSSTVSAGHVERARIVLAVADGAGTSGAARRVGVSRPTVIKWRDRFAAFGIDGLADEPRSGRPKTVDDAAILAATLEPPPESLAVTHWSSRLLGKRLGVGDATVARAWRRYGVKPWRRETFKFSTDPELEAKVRDVMGLYLNPPAKAIVLCVDEKSQIQALNRTQPILPLRPGLPEKATHDYKRNGTTTLFAALEIATGKVTDRCYERHGKAEFLDFLKAVARAYPQRRLHVVCDNYHTHKHADINAWLAKNPRVTLHFTPTSGSWLNMVEVFFSIITRQAIRRGSFNSVKELVAAISAFIDGWNQRCHPFVWTKTADEILPHTRKPTSDAGH, from the coding sequence ATGCCGTCATCTGCACTGGTGATCAGTCCTGAAGATCGTGTGACGTTGGAGTCGTGGACTCGGTCCTCGACGGTGTCTGCCGGCCATGTCGAGCGGGCGCGGATCGTGTTGGCCGTAGCCGACGGGGCTGGTACCTCGGGTGCGGCACGGCGGGTGGGGGTGTCGCGGCCGACGGTGATCAAGTGGCGGGATCGGTTCGCCGCGTTCGGGATTGACGGACTTGCCGATGAGCCGCGCAGTGGCCGCCCCAAGACCGTCGATGACGCGGCGATCCTGGCGGCCACATTGGAGCCGCCACCGGAATCGTTGGCGGTCACGCACTGGTCGAGTCGATTATTGGGCAAGCGCCTCGGTGTCGGGGACGCCACGGTGGCCAGGGCGTGGCGACGCTACGGGGTCAAGCCGTGGCGGCGCGAGACGTTCAAGTTCTCCACCGACCCGGAGTTGGAGGCCAAGGTCCGTGACGTGATGGGTCTGTATCTGAATCCGCCGGCCAAGGCGATCGTGTTGTGCGTGGACGAAAAGAGCCAGATCCAGGCACTCAATCGAACCCAGCCGATCCTGCCGCTGCGGCCGGGACTGCCCGAGAAGGCGACCCATGACTACAAACGCAACGGCACTACCACCTTGTTCGCCGCGCTCGAGATCGCGACCGGCAAGGTCACCGACCGCTGTTATGAGCGCCACGGCAAAGCCGAGTTCTTGGACTTCCTCAAAGCGGTCGCACGGGCCTACCCGCAGCGTCGACTGCATGTCGTATGCGACAACTACCACACCCACAAACACGCCGACATCAACGCCTGGCTGGCCAAGAATCCACGTGTGACACTGCATTTCACCCCGACCTCAGGGTCATGGCTGAACATGGTCGAGGTATTCTTCTCGATCATCACCCGCCAGGCCATCCGGCGCGGATCGTTCAACAGCGTCAAAGAACTCGTCGCAGCCATCAGCGCATTCATCGACGGCTGGAACCAACGCTGCCACCCGTTCGTGTGGACCAAGACCGCAGACGAGATCCTGCCCCACACCCGTAAACCAACTTCAGACGCGGGACACTAG
- a CDS encoding NAD(P)H-binding protein encodes MPENEVRCVVTGATGYIGGRLVPELLARGLQVRAMARTPSKLDRADWRDRVEVVQGDLTKADSLTAAFDGADVVYYLVHSMGTSRDFVSEERRSAHNVVEAAKKAGVRRIVYLSGLHPDRKELSRHLASRVEVGEILMESGIETVVLQAGIVIGSGSASFEMVRHLTDRLPVMTTPKWVHNKIQPISIADVLHYLAESATAEFGESRTWDIGGPDVMEYGDAMQGYADVAGLRRRVMVVLPFLTPTIASWWVGLVTPIPSGLARPLVESLECDAICHEHDIDGVIPPPKGGLIGYREAVARELRSEGNSSAGRRHLLRFSPATTD; translated from the coding sequence ATGCCAGAAAACGAAGTCCGCTGCGTGGTGACGGGTGCGACCGGTTACATCGGCGGCCGGTTGGTGCCGGAGTTGCTCGCGCGCGGCCTGCAGGTCCGGGCGATGGCACGCACGCCGAGCAAGCTCGACCGCGCCGACTGGCGGGACCGCGTCGAGGTGGTGCAGGGCGACCTCACCAAGGCCGATTCGCTGACCGCGGCCTTCGACGGCGCCGACGTCGTCTACTACCTGGTCCACTCGATGGGCACGTCACGCGACTTCGTCTCCGAGGAACGGCGGTCGGCGCACAACGTCGTCGAGGCGGCGAAGAAGGCGGGCGTCCGCCGGATCGTGTACCTCAGCGGTTTGCACCCTGACCGCAAGGAGTTGTCGCGCCACCTCGCATCGCGGGTCGAGGTCGGAGAGATCCTGATGGAATCAGGAATCGAGACCGTGGTGTTGCAGGCGGGCATCGTGATCGGCTCGGGGTCGGCGTCATTCGAGATGGTGCGGCACCTGACCGACCGCCTCCCGGTGATGACGACACCGAAGTGGGTCCACAACAAGATCCAGCCGATCTCCATCGCCGACGTGCTGCACTACCTCGCCGAGTCGGCGACCGCCGAGTTCGGCGAGTCACGCACGTGGGACATCGGCGGCCCGGACGTGATGGAGTACGGCGACGCGATGCAGGGATACGCCGACGTCGCGGGTCTGCGGCGCCGGGTCATGGTGGTGTTGCCGTTCCTGACGCCGACGATCGCGAGCTGGTGGGTGGGTCTGGTGACACCGATCCCGTCAGGCTTGGCGCGACCGTTGGTCGAGTCCCTCGAATGCGACGCGATCTGCCACGAGCACGACATCGACGGCGTCATCCCACCCCCGAAGGGTGGTCTGATCGGCTACCGCGAGGCGGTGGCCAGAGAACTCCGCTCCGAGGGCAACTCGTCCGCCGGACGCCGGCATCTGCTGCGGTTCAGTCCGGCGACCACGGACTGA
- a CDS encoding CAF17-like 4Fe-4S cluster assembly/insertion protein YgfZ produces the protein MSWETSKVPVPDGPDAGTAWHYGDPLGEQRAAADAAVVVDRSHRSVLTLTGGERKSWLHTISSQHVSELPDGAVTENLSLDGQGRVEDHWLQTELAGRTVIDTEPWRGEALESFLRKMVFWSDVAIESADLAVLSLLGPAVADTPVLTALGLDELPSEGSAVELPGGGFVRRLPGTGVEVDVVVPRPEVARWFDALVAAGVRPAGTWAYEAHRVAAQRPRLGIDTDERTIPHEVGWIGGPGVGAVHLEKGCYRGQETVARVHNLGKPPRMLVQVHLDGDAERPSPGDPLLAGGRAVGRLGTVVDHVDEGVIALALVKRGLPADTALTTGGRVQVAAAMDPESVPPADVVGAGRLAIERLRTGGREEPSRPGGREM, from the coding sequence ATGTCTTGGGAGACGTCGAAAGTACCGGTACCCGACGGACCCGATGCGGGCACAGCCTGGCACTACGGCGACCCCCTCGGTGAACAACGCGCCGCCGCCGACGCGGCGGTGGTCGTCGACCGCTCGCATCGCTCGGTGCTGACGCTGACCGGGGGCGAACGCAAGTCCTGGCTGCACACCATCTCCAGCCAGCATGTCAGCGAGCTCCCCGACGGCGCCGTGACCGAGAACCTCAGTCTCGACGGGCAGGGACGCGTCGAGGACCACTGGCTGCAGACCGAGCTGGCGGGCCGGACCGTCATCGACACCGAACCCTGGCGCGGGGAGGCCCTGGAGTCCTTCCTTCGCAAGATGGTGTTCTGGTCCGACGTCGCGATCGAATCCGCCGACCTCGCGGTGCTGTCCCTTCTCGGTCCCGCGGTCGCGGACACGCCGGTGCTGACGGCGCTCGGGCTCGACGAGCTGCCGTCCGAGGGCAGCGCGGTCGAGCTTCCCGGGGGCGGTTTCGTGCGCCGACTTCCGGGCACCGGGGTGGAGGTCGACGTGGTGGTGCCGCGCCCCGAGGTCGCCCGGTGGTTCGATGCGCTCGTGGCCGCCGGGGTGCGACCCGCGGGGACGTGGGCCTACGAGGCGCACCGTGTCGCCGCCCAGCGGCCCCGGCTCGGGATCGACACCGACGAACGCACCATCCCGCACGAGGTGGGGTGGATCGGCGGGCCCGGCGTCGGCGCCGTGCACCTGGAGAAGGGCTGCTACCGCGGGCAGGAGACGGTCGCGCGGGTCCACAACCTCGGCAAGCCCCCGCGGATGCTCGTCCAGGTGCACCTCGACGGCGACGCCGAACGTCCGTCACCGGGAGATCCGCTGCTCGCCGGCGGCCGTGCCGTCGGGCGGCTGGGTACCGTGGTCGACCACGTCGACGAGGGTGTCATCGCGCTGGCGCTGGTCAAACGGGGGCTTCCCGCCGACACCGCGCTGACGACCGGAGGCCGGGTGCAGGTGGCCGCGGCGATGGATCCGGAGTCGGTGCCGCCCGCCGATGTGGTCGGGGCGGGACGTCTGGCGATAGAGCGGCTGCGGACCGGCGGACGCGAGGAGCCATCCAGGCCCGGCGGACGCGAAATGTGA
- a CDS encoding ABC transporter substrate-binding protein — protein sequence MRTAGPSGSATVLLSFAVAVAACAPTTAETGPAVDAADCNKGVLDTLYPGILTFGADQPVYPPWYKGDDPANGEGFESALAYAVAATLQYSADDVRWVRVPFNAALTPGPKSFDVNLSQFSITDQRRAAVDFSSPYFDVTQAVVTTQGSPAAGVTTLEDLRSHRLGTQVDTTGHPVATTLLDDGAVQTYQTIVDAKMALLDGEIDAMVLDLPTALAMAGELRDGVLLGQLPSTGDEVEQFGIVLAYESPLTRCVSWAVDSLRADGALVRLQNRWLTDTGSVAVLR from the coding sequence ATGCGAACGGCCGGGCCATCGGGATCGGCGACGGTTCTCCTGAGCTTCGCCGTCGCCGTCGCCGCGTGCGCACCCACCACCGCGGAGACCGGGCCCGCCGTGGATGCCGCCGACTGCAACAAGGGCGTCCTCGACACCCTGTACCCCGGCATCCTCACCTTCGGAGCCGACCAACCCGTCTATCCGCCCTGGTACAAGGGTGACGATCCCGCCAACGGGGAGGGCTTCGAATCCGCCCTGGCCTACGCCGTGGCGGCCACGCTGCAGTACAGCGCCGACGACGTGCGGTGGGTGCGGGTTCCGTTCAACGCCGCGCTGACCCCGGGCCCGAAATCGTTCGACGTCAATCTCTCTCAGTTCTCGATCACCGATCAGCGCCGCGCCGCGGTGGACTTCTCCAGCCCGTACTTCGACGTCACGCAAGCGGTGGTGACCACGCAGGGTTCGCCGGCGGCAGGTGTCACCACGCTCGAGGACCTGCGCAGCCACAGGCTCGGCACGCAGGTCGACACGACCGGCCACCCGGTCGCGACCACTCTGCTCGACGACGGGGCCGTACAGACGTACCAGACCATCGTGGACGCCAAAATGGCGTTGCTCGACGGTGAGATCGACGCGATGGTGCTGGACCTTCCGACCGCCCTCGCGATGGCCGGGGAGTTGCGCGACGGGGTTCTGCTGGGTCAACTCCCGTCGACCGGCGATGAGGTGGAACAGTTCGGCATCGTGCTGGCGTACGAGAGCCCGTTGACGCGGTGTGTGTCCTGGGCCGTCGATTCGCTGCGTGCCGACGGAGCGCTGGTGCGGCTGCAGAATCGGTGGCTGACCGACACCGGATCGGTCGCGGTGCTGCGGTAG
- a CDS encoding sterol carrier family protein gives MAARRTVDPQKTRDAVAAVSAWLRDGTTTPPERPQLADAVRATARTLAAVAPGSSVEVRVPPFVAVQCIAGPTHTRGNPPNVVETDARTWLLLATGLLSVDDAAAAGALQLSGSRAREIAARLPLVPLT, from the coding sequence ATGGCCGCTCGACGAACCGTGGACCCGCAGAAGACGCGCGACGCCGTCGCCGCGGTGTCGGCGTGGCTCCGCGACGGGACGACGACCCCGCCCGAACGTCCGCAGCTCGCCGACGCGGTGCGCGCCACAGCGCGCACCCTCGCCGCCGTCGCACCCGGTTCCTCCGTCGAGGTGCGGGTGCCGCCGTTCGTGGCCGTGCAGTGCATCGCCGGGCCCACCCACACGCGCGGAAATCCGCCCAACGTCGTCGAGACCGACGCCCGCACCTGGCTGCTGCTGGCCACCGGGCTGCTGTCCGTGGACGACGCAGCGGCGGCCGGCGCACTGCAGTTGTCCGGATCCCGGGCCCGGGAGATCGCCGCGAGGCTTCCGCTGGTGCCACTGACCTGA
- a CDS encoding PPOX class F420-dependent oxidoreductase, with amino-acid sequence MTFTPLEIEFMQQTDLGRLATIQPDGTPQNSPVGFTYNEQLGTIDISGYDMSRSRKFRNIAVNPKVAFVVDDIFSRDPWRVRCLEIRGVAEQAVPVDVPREPDGEPLDAAIIRVFPRRVISFGIDDQVTEPHQLVAHVRNVAVERPAPQLPRLR; translated from the coding sequence ATGACGTTCACCCCGCTGGAGATCGAATTCATGCAGCAGACCGACCTGGGCAGGCTGGCGACGATTCAGCCCGACGGCACCCCGCAGAACAGCCCCGTCGGATTCACCTACAACGAGCAGCTGGGCACCATCGACATCAGCGGATACGACATGTCGAGGAGCCGCAAGTTCCGCAACATCGCAGTGAACCCGAAGGTGGCGTTCGTCGTCGACGACATCTTCTCGCGTGATCCGTGGCGGGTGCGATGCCTGGAGATCCGGGGAGTCGCCGAACAGGCTGTGCCGGTGGATGTTCCGCGCGAACCCGACGGTGAGCCCCTGGATGCCGCGATCATCCGCGTGTTCCCGCGGCGGGTGATCAGCTTCGGGATCGACGATCAGGTGACCGAACCGCACCAGTTGGTCGCCCACGTCCGCAACGTCGCCGTTGAACGGCCAGCGCCGCAACTGCCCCGGCTTCGTTGA
- a CDS encoding Rv0804 family intramembrane glutamic endopeptidase — protein MRDTVRAAGLAAVLLGWSATAPRLPHRWNPLPHMLFCSAVTLLSRPSPGLRPAELGRGVRWGSAAAGAVGLGVAAGLIAPPVRAGMAERELPAAPTRWLLLRIPFATVGPEELTYRAVLGDTAARAFGPRPGRLFTAAVFGLSHIPDARATGDSVPGTVLVTGAAGWVFSWLYERSGSLAAPILAHLAVNEAGAVAALAVQRRRCGRGRPTGAVRSPDRRSRS, from the coding sequence ATGCGCGACACGGTGCGCGCGGCCGGCCTCGCAGCGGTGCTGCTCGGCTGGAGCGCGACGGCGCCACGCCTTCCTCACAGGTGGAATCCGTTGCCGCACATGTTGTTCTGCTCAGCGGTGACGCTGCTGTCCCGGCCCTCGCCGGGGCTGCGTCCCGCCGAGTTGGGACGCGGCGTCCGCTGGGGGAGTGCGGCCGCGGGCGCGGTCGGTCTGGGTGTGGCCGCCGGGCTGATCGCCCCGCCCGTCCGCGCCGGCATGGCGGAACGCGAGCTGCCCGCCGCCCCCACGCGATGGCTGCTGCTGCGTATCCCGTTCGCGACGGTCGGGCCCGAGGAACTGACCTATCGCGCTGTGCTGGGGGACACCGCGGCCCGTGCTTTCGGACCGAGACCGGGGAGGCTTTTCACGGCAGCGGTTTTCGGGCTGTCACACATCCCCGATGCGCGCGCGACGGGCGACAGTGTGCCGGGCACAGTCCTCGTCACCGGCGCTGCGGGCTGGGTGTTCTCATGGCTCTACGAGAGGTCGGGGAGCCTGGCTGCCCCGATCCTGGCCCACCTGGCCGTCAACGAAGCCGGGGCAGTTGCGGCGCTGGCCGTTCAACGGCGACGTTGCGGACGTGGGCGACCAACTGGTGCGGTTCGGTCACCTGATCGTCGATCCCGAAGCTGA
- the purF gene encoding amidophosphoribosyltransferase — protein sequence MTTEQLENEPREECGVFGVWAPGEEVAKLTYYGLYALQHRGQEAAGIAVADGSQVLVFKDLGLVSQVFDEQTLAAMPGHVAVGHCRYSTTGSTTWENAQPVFRNTAAGTGVALGHNGNLVNTAELAARARDEGLMNDRGAATATTDSDILGALLAHGAADSSLEQAALELLPTVRGAFCLTFMDENTLYAARDPYGVRPLSLGRLDRGWVVASETAALDIVGASFVRDIEPGELLAIDADGVRSTRFANPTPKGCVFEYVYLARPDSTIVGRSVHATRVDIGRRLAREKPIDADLVIGVPESGTPAAVGYAQESGIPFGQGLMKNAYVGRTFIQPSQTIRQLGIRLKLNPLKEVIRGKRLIVVDDSIVRGNTQRALIRMLREAGAVEVHVRIASPPVKWPCFYGIDFATPAELIANAASNSADEDEMLDGVRRAIGADTLGYISREGMIAATEQPATRLCSACFDGDYPIELPGETALGKNVIEHMLATAARTGLPVTAADNDNASALRRP from the coding sequence GTGACCACCGAGCAGCTCGAGAACGAACCCAGAGAAGAGTGCGGAGTATTCGGGGTCTGGGCACCGGGCGAGGAGGTGGCGAAGCTCACGTATTACGGCCTCTATGCCCTGCAGCACAGGGGGCAGGAGGCCGCGGGCATCGCCGTCGCCGACGGGTCCCAGGTGCTGGTCTTCAAAGATCTCGGCCTGGTGAGCCAGGTGTTCGACGAGCAGACGCTGGCCGCGATGCCCGGGCACGTCGCCGTCGGGCACTGCCGGTATTCCACGACCGGCTCCACCACGTGGGAGAACGCCCAGCCGGTGTTCCGTAACACCGCGGCGGGCACCGGTGTGGCCCTCGGCCACAACGGCAACCTCGTCAACACCGCGGAACTGGCCGCGCGCGCCCGCGACGAAGGTCTGATGAACGACCGCGGCGCTGCGACCGCCACCACCGACTCCGACATCCTGGGCGCGCTTCTCGCTCACGGGGCCGCGGACTCCTCGCTGGAACAGGCCGCCCTCGAACTCCTCCCAACGGTGCGCGGCGCGTTCTGCCTGACGTTCATGGACGAGAACACCCTGTACGCCGCGCGTGACCCCTACGGGGTGCGTCCGCTCTCGCTCGGCCGCCTCGACCGCGGCTGGGTCGTCGCGTCGGAGACCGCCGCGCTCGACATCGTCGGCGCCTCGTTCGTCCGCGACATCGAACCCGGCGAACTTCTCGCCATCGACGCCGACGGCGTGCGTTCCACCCGCTTCGCGAACCCCACCCCCAAGGGCTGCGTCTTCGAGTACGTGTACCTCGCCCGCCCCGACAGCACGATCGTCGGACGCTCGGTGCACGCCACCCGCGTCGACATCGGCCGCCGGCTGGCCCGCGAGAAGCCGATCGACGCCGACCTCGTGATCGGCGTCCCGGAATCGGGCACCCCCGCAGCCGTCGGCTACGCGCAGGAATCCGGAATCCCGTTCGGCCAGGGTCTGATGAAGAACGCCTACGTCGGGCGCACGTTCATCCAGCCGTCACAGACGATCCGTCAGCTCGGCATCCGGCTCAAGCTCAACCCGCTCAAAGAGGTCATCCGCGGCAAACGGCTGATCGTCGTCGACGACTCCATCGTGCGCGGGAACACCCAACGTGCCCTGATCCGCATGCTGCGGGAGGCCGGCGCGGTCGAGGTGCACGTCCGTATCGCGTCGCCGCCGGTGAAGTGGCCGTGCTTCTACGGGATCGACTTCGCGACCCCGGCCGAGCTCATCGCCAACGCCGCGAGCAACTCCGCCGACGAGGACGAGATGCTCGACGGCGTCCGGCGCGCGATCGGTGCCGACACCCTGGGCTACATCAGTCGTGAAGGCATGATCGCCGCCACCGAACAGCCCGCGACCCGGTTGTGCTCGGCATGCTTCGACGGCGACTACCCGATCGAGCTGCCCGGTGAGACGGCACTGGGCAAGAACGTGATCGAGCACATGCTCGCCACTGCAGCCCGCACCGGACTACCGGTCACGGCCGCCGACAACGACAACGCGTCCGCGCTGCGCAGGCCCTGA
- the purM gene encoding phosphoribosylformylglycinamidine cyclo-ligase: MTKGSERQGIAEQHGISYASAGVDIEAGDRAVELFKPLAKKATRPEVRGGLGGFAGLFALRGDYREPLLASSTDGVGTKLAVAQAMDKHDTVGIDLVAMVVDDLVVCGAEPLFLQDYIAIGRTVPERVAELVSGIAEGCVQAGCALLGGETAEHPGLMAPDHYDISATGIGVVEADDVLGPDRVRPGDVIIAMASTGLHSNGYSLARHVLLEIDHMNLAGHVEEFGRTLGEELLEPTRIYAKDCLALAAETQVRTFCHVTGGGLAGNLERVIPHGLVAQLDRGTWTPAPVFGMIAQRGRIERAEMEKTFNMGVGMVAVVAPEDTDRALAVLTARHLDCWTLGTIEKGGKDGSRATLVGRHPRF, from the coding sequence ATGACTAAGGGTTCTGAACGACAAGGTATCGCCGAACAACACGGCATTTCCTATGCGTCGGCAGGAGTGGACATCGAAGCCGGTGACCGCGCCGTCGAACTCTTCAAGCCTCTCGCGAAGAAAGCCACGCGGCCCGAGGTGCGAGGTGGCCTCGGTGGCTTCGCCGGTCTGTTCGCACTGCGCGGCGACTACCGCGAGCCGCTGCTCGCCTCGTCCACCGACGGCGTCGGCACGAAGCTGGCCGTGGCACAGGCGATGGACAAGCACGACACCGTCGGTATCGACCTCGTCGCGATGGTCGTCGACGACCTGGTGGTCTGCGGTGCGGAACCGCTGTTCCTGCAGGACTACATCGCCATCGGGCGCACCGTTCCCGAGCGGGTGGCCGAGTTGGTGTCAGGGATCGCCGAGGGCTGCGTGCAGGCCGGCTGTGCACTGCTGGGCGGGGAGACCGCCGAGCATCCGGGGTTGATGGCTCCCGACCACTACGACATCTCGGCGACGGGGATCGGCGTCGTCGAGGCCGACGACGTCCTGGGACCCGACCGGGTTCGTCCCGGCGACGTCATCATCGCGATGGCCTCGACCGGGCTGCACTCCAACGGCTACTCACTGGCCCGCCATGTGCTCCTCGAGATCGACCACATGAACCTCGCCGGTCACGTCGAGGAGTTCGGCCGCACCCTCGGCGAGGAGCTACTGGAGCCGACGCGGATCTACGCCAAGGACTGCCTGGCGCTGGCGGCCGAGACCCAGGTCCGGACGTTCTGCCACGTCACCGGTGGCGGGCTGGCCGGGAACCTGGAGAGGGTCATCCCCCACGGGTTGGTGGCTCAGCTCGACCGCGGTACGTGGACTCCGGCACCGGTGTTTGGCATGATCGCCCAGCGTGGCCGCATCGAGCGGGCCGAGATGGAGAAGACCTTCAACATGGGGGTCGGCATGGTCGCCGTCGTCGCGCCGGAGGACACCGACCGCGCGTTGGCCGTGCTGACCGCCCGTCACCTGGATTGCTGGACCCTCGGCACCATCGAGAAGGGTGGCAAGGACGGTTCACGAGCGACGCTCGTGGGCCGGCATCCCCGGTTCTGA